The proteins below come from a single Alkalinema sp. FACHB-956 genomic window:
- a CDS encoding NYN domain-containing protein — protein sequence MQPGQSPETNGNPAEPLVNARLSPIVESFSDRPQRTPNLINTRDRIAIFIDGASLFYAAMQLQIEIDYIRLLVFLTQGRRLLRAYFYTGSDRHNEKQQGFLLWMRRNGYRVVTKELVQLPDGSRKANLDVEMAIDMLMLADHCDTMVIVTGDGDLAYVVNAVTYRGVTVEVVSLRSMTSDALINVADQFTDLAAIQQYIQKQDS from the coding sequence ATGCAGCCAGGACAGTCCCCCGAAACAAATGGAAACCCCGCAGAACCTTTGGTGAACGCTCGGTTGTCTCCCATTGTTGAATCGTTTAGCGATCGCCCCCAAAGAACTCCCAATCTAATTAATACCCGCGATCGCATTGCGATTTTTATTGATGGAGCCAGTTTGTTTTATGCTGCGATGCAGTTGCAAATAGAAATTGACTACATTCGTCTCTTGGTCTTTTTGACCCAGGGTCGTCGATTGCTGCGGGCCTATTTCTATACAGGCAGCGATCGGCACAATGAAAAGCAACAGGGATTTCTGCTGTGGATGCGTCGCAACGGCTATCGGGTTGTTACCAAGGAGTTGGTGCAACTTCCCGACGGTTCCCGCAAAGCCAACCTCGATGTGGAAATGGCGATCGATATGCTGATGCTGGCAGATCACTGCGATACGATGGTGATTGTGACGGGGGATGGTGATTTGGCGTACGTCGTTAATGCGGTGACCTATCGAGGGGTTACGGTTGAAGTGGTCAGTTTACGCTCCATGACGAGTGATGCGTTGATTAACGTGGCGGATCAGTTCACAGATTTAGCTGCCATCCAACAATATATTCAGAAACAGGATAGCTAG
- a CDS encoding M28 family peptidase: protein MQDLQQRLLNHLLEIVRERDPYLAPQGHFYVQQYVKSQLAQWGTVETHEFTFNVRQHRNLILNLPDRTGKFNRPPILIGAHYDGVPGSPGADDNASGVAVLLELARLFAEQPARYPIQLIAFDVEEYGLVGSRDYADTLLQQRQKIRLMLSLEMLGYCKQERGTQQYPQPLQKFYPDRGNFIGLIGNIPTLFDMLWLKQALQAAGVPTQWLPAGWKGHIVRATRASDHAPFWDNNYRAIMVTDTAFMRNPHYHLPSDRLETLDLQFMTHICQGLAQGLQKLY, encoded by the coding sequence ATGCAGGATTTGCAGCAACGCTTACTCAATCACCTCTTGGAAATTGTGCGGGAGCGGGATCCGTATTTAGCGCCCCAAGGACATTTTTACGTGCAACAGTATGTCAAGTCACAATTGGCCCAGTGGGGAACCGTGGAAACCCATGAATTCACCTTTAACGTTCGTCAGCATCGGAATTTGATTTTGAATTTGCCCGATCGAACTGGTAAGTTTAACCGACCTCCCATTTTGATTGGAGCCCATTATGATGGCGTTCCAGGGTCTCCGGGGGCTGATGACAATGCCAGTGGGGTTGCAGTGCTCTTAGAATTGGCACGATTGTTTGCTGAACAGCCTGCTCGCTATCCCATTCAACTCATTGCCTTTGATGTGGAAGAATATGGCTTAGTCGGTAGCCGAGACTACGCAGATACCTTGTTACAGCAACGTCAAAAAATTCGGTTAATGCTATCGCTAGAAATGCTGGGATATTGCAAACAGGAACGGGGAACACAACAGTATCCCCAACCATTACAGAAGTTCTATCCCGATCGTGGCAACTTCATTGGGCTGATTGGTAACATTCCAACCTTATTCGATATGTTGTGGTTAAAACAGGCGCTGCAAGCGGCAGGCGTGCCCACCCAATGGTTGCCTGCGGGCTGGAAGGGCCATATCGTGCGGGCAACCCGAGCCAGCGATCACGCCCCCTTTTGGGATAACAATTACCGCGCCATTATGGTGACAGATACCGCCTTTATGCGCAACCCTCATTACCATTTACCGAGCGATCGCCTGGAAACTTTAGATTTACAATTCATGACTCACATTTGCCAAGGACTCGCCCAGGGGTTACAAAAACTATATTAA
- a CDS encoding PhzF family phenazine biosynthesis protein — translation MPSLPFVIVDVFSEQKYAGNQLAVFLADDSLSSDAMQQIAREVNFSETTFVLSPLPRSGGYDVRIFTPTAELPFAGHPTLGTAYVIQQKLLQRVVPEVVLNLAVGQIPVRLSYGTEQNPSDRPEILWMRQNPPEFAEKRTIAELTAVLGLAASDFDDRYPIQTVSTGLPFLIVPLKTLDALQRIRINRDRYQALVQEDIPAIFVFCPETRNSAHQFSARMFAEAWGIPEDPATGSANGCFAGYLAHYRYLGSDRVAVQVEQGYEMGRPALLYLQADRSQDRIEVLVGGQVILVAQGEFV, via the coding sequence ATGCCGTCCTTGCCCTTCGTGATTGTTGATGTTTTTTCAGAGCAGAAATACGCTGGCAACCAGCTTGCTGTTTTCCTAGCCGATGATTCACTTTCATCTGATGCGATGCAGCAAATCGCCCGCGAAGTTAATTTTTCGGAAACCACCTTTGTGCTTTCTCCCCTCCCCCGATCGGGCGGGTATGACGTCAGAATTTTTACTCCCACCGCAGAACTGCCCTTTGCAGGCCACCCCACCTTGGGCACGGCCTATGTGATTCAGCAAAAGTTGTTGCAAAGGGTCGTCCCAGAAGTGGTGCTGAATCTGGCGGTCGGGCAAATTCCCGTGCGCCTGAGCTATGGCACAGAGCAGAATCCAAGCGATCGACCGGAGATTCTCTGGATGCGGCAAAATCCACCGGAATTCGCTGAAAAAAGGACCATTGCAGAGCTTACAGCCGTTTTGGGGTTGGCCGCCAGTGACTTCGACGATCGCTATCCCATTCAAACCGTGTCCACAGGACTCCCCTTCTTGATCGTCCCCTTAAAAACCTTGGATGCCCTCCAACGGATCCGAATTAATCGCGATCGCTACCAAGCACTGGTTCAAGAAGACATTCCTGCCATCTTTGTTTTCTGTCCAGAAACGCGCAATTCTGCCCATCAGTTCAGCGCCAGAATGTTTGCTGAAGCTTGGGGCATTCCCGAAGATCCCGCAACAGGCAGCGCCAATGGTTGCTTTGCAGGCTATTTGGCTCACTACCGCTATCTAGGGAGCGATCGGGTAGCGGTTCAGGTAGAACAGGGATATGAAATGGGCCGACCCGCGTTGCTGTATTTACAAGCCGATCGATCGCAGGATCGGATCGAGGTCTTGGTCGGGGGACAGGTGATCCTAGTGGCCCAAGGGGAATTTGTTTAA
- a CDS encoding NB-ARC domain-containing protein, whose amino-acid sequence MNASTIGLQKVDQARKRLGWNRQSIVWAQAALTSVATLKQFWRGERISRENFIQICQAVGIEDWLSIAEEVINAAQNAAQFDDLRNPLPPQGTLSFPANQIDWGEAPEITSFIGREEDLNTLQTWVENRCKLIAILGMGGIGKTTIAVRLAETLQDQFDLVIWRSLRNAPTLSDILNDILQGIGEAEATHLNHFINQFLQLLRNQRCLIILDNAESLLSEGSGVGTYHIGYEVYGELLRRVGEERHQSCLVLTSREPPRELSRLVSEKVKLLNLSGLSSDAGSQILASVANLSDANLTPEQFPANYSEIVAHYAGNPLALKIVAAGIRDLLDRDVAAFIELLNQGIFLFGDIQDLLARQFDRLSLNEQEILYWLTIVREPITLDRLKTVLLLPEPKTKLLETLDSLKRRSLLETSLKGYTLQPAVMEYALRRFLDRVSHGLRAWVAQTPPASDADFHLPWELSHFPWLMATAPEFVREAQTKLILEPILDRLQAHITPSEPLATVVLRLLQQLRGQPAPKVGYCGGSLVNLLGHVQGSLAQQDLSHLILWQVDLCILSLHAVDLSYADLSHSALIQTFSNVLSVAFSPDGNMLVQSDDNGWVIVWDIATRQPLAAWQAHPYWIFTVVFSPDGRSIACCSLDGTITVWDWQAFQQTQPTRLLNSGISSHPSPVSNRGNRSSRPFPSSSQQSPQHQFSHHTAGVSEVLFHPSQPWLASCSADQTIGLVNLKSGEMLGQLTGHGGIIRTIAWAAEGRYLVSGSLDQTLRLWDVARQICCGQITLDEPIYKIVGLPREVLGVEAVAVAGESGDIRIFALDAMIGSELEATTIIATTTTTATTTTTQQKSPPTLQPSLTQQSPDPIQHLIGHDDRIWGMAITHNGKLISSSDDRTVKLWNLQTGQCEKTFYGHQARIWSVAASAQGLIVSGGDDRSVRLWHGQTHRRLHRFQGYHNAMTPVIFDGAELLTFSTDQILRRWNLTQPDPIQQFPLPTQSSLQAALTPDRALIASGNLDGTIPLCDGRTGHLRRTLRGHEAWVRYVDFSPDGQWLVSASGDQTLRLWEVATGSCRQVLVGHLGPVQVAIFAPHGRQIASSSWDHTIRLWDLESASCLQVLDPASVTNRSPDRAQVGHRITTLLFSQEGRYLMGAGAQAQVQIWDLQSNPPTCTVLPHPGAVALALHPTLPLLASASQNGTVKLWDLQTQDCCATWSTPTSYHSNLVFSEQGEFLAIGADNSTCTVWAVEDLLTPSRRQSPLVLQVYRPYENTLITGIQGLTEAQTATFIALGAIDRSQAGR is encoded by the coding sequence TTGAATGCATCAACCATTGGCCTGCAAAAGGTCGATCAAGCCCGCAAGCGCTTAGGGTGGAATCGGCAATCGATCGTGTGGGCCCAGGCGGCACTGACCTCCGTTGCGACTCTCAAACAATTTTGGCGCGGAGAAAGAATTAGCCGTGAAAATTTTATTCAAATTTGTCAGGCAGTCGGTATTGAAGATTGGCTCAGCATTGCGGAAGAGGTCATCAATGCAGCCCAGAATGCAGCCCAGTTTGACGATTTAAGGAACCCACTCCCCCCCCAAGGCACACTGTCTTTCCCTGCGAATCAAATTGATTGGGGCGAAGCTCCAGAAATCACTAGCTTTATCGGTCGAGAGGAGGATTTAAACACCCTCCAAACCTGGGTGGAAAACCGTTGTAAATTAATTGCCATTTTGGGCATGGGGGGCATTGGAAAAACCACGATCGCCGTTCGGCTGGCGGAAACGTTGCAAGACCAATTTGATCTTGTTATTTGGCGATCGTTGCGGAATGCGCCAACGTTATCGGACATTTTGAATGATATTTTACAGGGGATTGGTGAGGCGGAAGCAACCCATCTCAATCACTTTATTAATCAGTTTCTACAACTTTTACGCAATCAACGCTGTCTGATTATTTTGGACAATGCCGAATCTCTCCTGTCTGAAGGATCTGGTGTGGGAACTTACCATATCGGCTATGAAGTGTATGGAGAATTACTGCGGCGAGTCGGCGAAGAACGACACCAAAGTTGTCTTGTGTTAACCAGTCGAGAGCCCCCCCGAGAACTATCACGGTTGGTTAGCGAAAAGGTCAAATTACTCAACCTATCCGGATTATCCAGCGATGCAGGCAGCCAAATTCTTGCCTCCGTTGCAAATTTATCCGATGCGAATTTAACGCCGGAACAGTTCCCCGCCAATTATTCCGAAATTGTGGCGCATTACGCAGGCAATCCCCTCGCTTTGAAGATTGTTGCGGCGGGAATTCGGGATTTACTCGATCGGGATGTTGCAGCGTTTATTGAGTTATTGAACCAAGGTATTTTCCTGTTTGGTGATATTCAAGACCTGTTGGCCCGACAGTTCGATCGTCTATCCCTGAACGAACAGGAAATTTTGTATTGGTTAACGATCGTTCGAGAGCCCATTACATTGGATCGCCTCAAGACCGTTCTATTGCTACCAGAACCTAAAACTAAACTATTAGAAACGCTGGACAGTTTAAAGCGACGATCGCTCTTAGAAACCTCACTGAAGGGTTACACCTTGCAGCCCGCTGTGATGGAATATGCGCTCCGTCGTTTTCTCGATCGGGTGAGCCATGGCCTCAGAGCTTGGGTGGCCCAGACCCCACCAGCTTCTGACGCAGACTTTCATTTGCCGTGGGAATTATCCCACTTTCCCTGGTTGATGGCCACGGCACCGGAATTTGTCCGGGAAGCGCAGACCAAGTTAATTCTCGAACCCATCCTCGATCGACTCCAAGCCCATATCACCCCTTCAGAACCACTAGCTACCGTCGTTCTCAGATTATTACAGCAGTTACGAGGTCAACCCGCCCCCAAAGTTGGCTATTGTGGGGGCAGTTTAGTCAATTTACTCGGTCACGTTCAAGGCAGCCTAGCCCAGCAAGATCTCTCTCACCTAATTCTTTGGCAGGTCGATCTGTGCATTCTTTCGTTACACGCCGTCGATCTTTCCTATGCCGATCTTTCCCATTCAGCATTAATTCAAACATTTAGTAACGTATTGTCAGTAGCATTTAGTCCCGATGGGAACATGCTGGTTCAGAGTGATGACAATGGGTGGGTGATTGTCTGGGATATTGCCACCCGTCAGCCCTTAGCCGCATGGCAAGCCCATCCCTATTGGATCTTTACTGTAGTCTTCAGTCCCGATGGCCGTTCGATCGCCTGTTGTAGTTTAGACGGCACCATTACGGTCTGGGATTGGCAAGCCTTCCAACAGACCCAGCCCACACGCCTATTGAATTCGGGGATTTCTAGTCATCCCAGTCCTGTTTCCAACCGTGGAAATCGGTCCTCTCGCCCTTTTCCCTCCTCCTCCCAGCAATCCCCGCAGCACCAGTTTAGTCATCACACCGCAGGCGTGAGCGAAGTCCTGTTTCATCCATCCCAGCCGTGGCTCGCCAGTTGTAGTGCCGATCAAACGATCGGACTGGTTAATCTGAAGTCCGGTGAAATGTTGGGGCAATTGACAGGCCATGGGGGAATTATTCGCACGATCGCTTGGGCGGCAGAGGGTCGGTATTTAGTCAGCGGCAGTCTAGACCAGACGCTGCGGCTATGGGATGTGGCCCGCCAAATTTGCTGTGGGCAGATCACCCTGGATGAACCCATCTACAAAATTGTGGGGTTACCCCGTGAGGTTTTAGGGGTTGAGGCCGTTGCGGTGGCGGGGGAAAGCGGCGACATTCGCATTTTCGCGTTAGATGCGATGATCGGTTCAGAATTAGAAGCGACAACAATAATAGCAACAACAACAACAACAGCTACAACAACTACAACACAACAAAAATCACCCCCCACATTACAGCCATCACTCACCCAACAGTCACCTGATCCAATTCAGCATTTAATCGGCCATGACGATCGCATTTGGGGGATGGCAATAACCCATAATGGCAAACTTATCAGCAGTAGTGACGATCGCACCGTCAAGCTTTGGAATCTCCAAACGGGACAGTGCGAAAAGACCTTCTACGGTCATCAAGCGCGGATTTGGTCTGTAGCGGCCAGTGCCCAGGGGCTGATCGTCAGTGGGGGGGACGATCGCAGCGTGCGCCTGTGGCATGGTCAGACCCATCGGCGCTTGCATCGCTTTCAGGGGTATCACAATGCTATGACGCCTGTCATTTTTGACGGTGCAGAATTGCTGACTTTCAGTACCGATCAAATTTTGCGCCGCTGGAATTTGACCCAGCCCGATCCGATTCAACAATTTCCCTTGCCCACACAATCTTCCCTACAAGCGGCTCTCACGCCCGATCGCGCCCTCATTGCCAGTGGCAATTTAGACGGAACCATTCCCCTCTGTGATGGCCGCACGGGACACCTGCGCCGCACGTTACGGGGGCATGAAGCCTGGGTGCGATATGTAGACTTTAGTCCCGATGGCCAGTGGCTGGTCAGTGCATCGGGAGATCAAACTCTGCGGCTGTGGGAGGTGGCAACGGGTAGCTGCCGTCAAGTTCTGGTGGGGCACCTGGGGCCCGTGCAAGTGGCAATCTTTGCGCCCCATGGCCGACAAATTGCGAGTAGTAGTTGGGATCACACCATTCGCCTTTGGGATCTTGAAAGTGCCAGTTGCTTACAGGTGTTAGATCCTGCCAGTGTAACGAATCGATCGCCCGATCGTGCCCAAGTGGGCCATCGCATCACCACTTTACTATTTTCCCAGGAAGGTCGTTATCTGATGGGGGCTGGAGCCCAGGCCCAGGTACAAATTTGGGATTTACAGTCCAACCCACCCACCTGTACCGTGTTACCCCATCCCGGAGCCGTGGCTTTGGCGCTGCATCCTACGCTTCCTCTGTTAGCCAGCGCCAGCCAAAACGGAACGGTGAAATTATGGGATTTGCAAACCCAGGATTGCTGCGCCACTTGGTCTACGCCAACGAGTTACCACAGTAATTTAGTGTTTAGTGAACAGGGAGAGTTTCTGGCGATCGGGGCAGACAATAGCACCTGTACCGTTTGGGCGGTGGAGGACTTGTTGACCCCATCTAGACGGCAATCGCCTTTGGTCTTGCAGGTCTATCGGCCCTATGAAAATACCCTCATTACCGGGATTCAAGGTTTAACAGAGGCGCAAACTGCGACCTTTATTGCGCTGGGGGCGATCGATCGTTCCCAAGCTGGACGCTAA